The genomic stretch CTACCGTTCCTGCATGCTTGTGATTCGCCATTGCGTGGCGCGGCATGGGCGCATTCCCAAATTCATCGTTCTCGATGGTGGCCCTGAATTCAAATCGGGCTATTTCGAAGGACTCCTCGCCATGATGGAATGCCACAAGAAAGTGCGGCCTCCGGCCCAACCGCGTTTTGGAGCGGTGTTGGAGCGGCTTTTCGGAACCACAACGACGCAGTTCTTCCATAACCTTCGTGGGAATACCAAGCTGACGAAGCGCTCCCGCACGGTAACGAAGCAAACCGATCCCAAGCGGCTCGCCGTCTGGACCCTGCGAGAACTCTTCTGCCGACTCGAAGAATATTTTTTCAACGTCTACGACTGCCTTTCGCACACGACTCTTCTGCGGTCCCCTCGGGAAGCCTTCGTGGCCGGAATGAAGGAAGGTGCGTCACGGGGATTCGTTCAGAGGCAACTTATCCCTTACGACGAAGGCTTCCGAATCCTGACGTTACCGGGAGCTCCCCGGGGATCCTGCAAGGTCCATCCCACCAAAGGCGTACAGGTCGGCTACGTCCGCTATTGGAACGACTTGTTTCGCGGTGCCGAGGCGCACGGAAAGAAAATCTCCGTCCGTTACGATCCGCTGGATCTTTCGACGGCCTACGCTTACGTCAAAACGCAGTGGGTTCTTTGTCGCTCCTGGGATTGGTCGATCACGACCGGAACCTCCGAGAAAGAACTCCGTCTCGCCTCCATCGCCTATCGGCAGAGGTTGGGAGAGCATGCCAAGAGTCGGACGCTGAATATGAACAAGTTGGGAGCGTTTCTCAAAGAAACCAGCGATCACGAAGTCCTCTTACAACGGCGCAGGGATCGCGCCTTGGCCGGGGTTCTCGAAGAAGCCGATACGATGATCCAGATACTGCCCGTCGAGGCGCCGAGTTCGGAGGCCTCCGTAGTGTCCTCTATGAATGCACCCGTTGATTCTTCCGATCGGAATTCGGCTCCCGAAACTCCACCAGCCCGACCTTTCATCGAACCTTACGAAGAGCTTTGACCATGAATACGACTGATACCTCTGAGAATCTTCCGGCCAGGATCGACTATACGAAATCGGCTGTGGAGCGACGCGAGGCCTTCTTTGCCTTCAAGACAAAACACAACCACCTCGATAATGCGTTCAAAACCATCATGGGGATCATCCGCACCCCCGACTGCGGGAGGCTAGGGATCGGGATCGGACCGACCGGTGCGGGCAAATCGACTCTTTTGAGGTCAGCTCGACGGAAGATCGAGCTCGAACTCGGAGACGAGCTGCTTGCGGATCCTTCGCGGATTCCGTCGGTCATCGTTACCGCCTGCCCTTCGGAAAACCACGCTTTCAATTGGCGGTTGTTCTATCTCCGCGTATTGGCCGGCTGTCGAGAGATCGCGGCTCAGCAGAAGATACCGATCGAGTTTCTGGATGGTCGACCGCTTTTCCGCCAAATGGCAAAGGCAGATACGGCTGCTGGCCTCCGCGAGGCGGTCTGCGAGGTTCTGCTGCAACGGCGTCCACGCGCACTTTTCGTGGATGAGGCGCAACATATCCTCAAGACAGGGAGCGGTGAACACCTCCAAAGCCAGCTCGACGTCCTGAAGACGTTGGCCGACGAATGCAAAGTGCCGATCATTCTTTTCGGGACCTATTCGCTATTGATCCAGCATGAGATGAACGGACAACTCGGACGTCGCTCAACGACGATCCACTTCCCACGATACCGATTCCACGTTCCTGAAGAACTGGCCTGCTTTGACCGGGTGTTGGCAACCTTCACGGCGAAGATTCCGACCGAAGCTCTCCCGGACTTGATGCGGCATCGGGATTTTCTCTTCGAGAGATCGCTCGGTTGCATCGGCATGCTCAAGGAGACCCTCGTGCGAGCCGTGAACATGGCGATCTCGGAAAAAGCCGCCACCGTGACTGAAAGCCATCTGCGGAGATCCGCTCTCGATGCCAGGAAGTGCGAAGCCATCCTGCGTGAAATCCTTCAAGGGGAATCTCTTTTCGAGAAGAAGGCGGAAGACGCCGCAGCACAGCGTCTTCGGAGTTCTCTGCAAATGGAAGTTCCGGTTCGTGAAATTGCCGCCAAGAAAGCTTCGGGCTTCCCTCGCAAACCAGGTCAACGTAACCCCACGCGTGATCCAGTCGGCATGCCTCAGGCTTTATGATCGATGAGGAGATCCCGTTCGACGAGCTACCCCTCGACATTCCTCCGCGAACATCTCTCTTTCGGCTGGTTCCATTCGGAATTGGAACGCCAGAAGTGGAGAGTTTCGCCGGTTGGCTGACTCGATTGGCTCGAGCTCATCGGGTGAGCGTTCGAACTCTGCTCCTGCAGGTGCTCCCCCATGAAGAAGGCAGGTACGCCGCAGCAGGAAAGAGTGGCCGATGGCGGGTTCGGTGCAATGTGCTGAATGTCCCAGGCAGAATCCTTCCACCTCTCGCCCAGACAACGGGGATCTATGATCTTTCCTCGTTATCGCTGGAACGTTGGTTTGGTTGTCTCTCCCGTTTGGGCCTGCTTCGTCATCGTCGAGCGTGGTGTCCGGAATGTCTGCGAGAGAAGCCTTATGAAAGGCTGCTGTGGACGCTGCGCCCTGTGCAAATGTGTTCGGTTCACCAGCTTCCTTTGGAAGAGCACTGCCCATTTTGCGGACACTCTCCACCACGGCTGAATCTGGGATCGTCTCTCGAAATCTGTCCCCAGTGTCGGCAAGGAATCGCTTTTTCTCCCAAGCAGTCTCGGGATCTTTCCGAATGGGACGCCCACGTGGCAAAAGCCGTGGGAAGCTTAGTCGCGCTAGAAAAACCGATGCGAATGAATTCACCGGCACTCATCGGCGAAGGAATCCGGAATGCTCTGCCTACTTGGTCGCAGGGAGAAATCACCCGAATGCTGGGAGTTTCCGACAACCGTTTTGCCTTGCTGCGTTCCCGCAACAAGACGTTGCCTTTGGAGTTTTTGTGCCGGGTTTCGTTTGTCCTTCGTGTCAGCGTTCCATCTCTTCTAACAGGAGATCCGGACACCTGGACTCCGGCAAGCCCGAGAAAAGGCCTTTGGAAGCAGGCGCAGCGGCTTTTGGTCGAGAGTGATCCACTCCTTCGGCAATGTCTTGAGCAACTCATCGATGAAGGATGCCCCTCCCTTCGAGAGGCCTCGCTTCGCTTGGGGAGATCGCGGACGACGCTGTTGCGCCATTTTCCGGAAGAGTGCTCCGAACTGCTGAGACGGTCTGGCAATCGTTACGCGTGGCGCATTCCAAAAGTCGTGGAGACGGCACCGCGTCTTTTATAACCCTCTCGGCAAAAACTCTCGCCTTATGGCTGAGCTATTTTTAGGAGGCTTAAAAACAGCCGTTCGAGCGAAAAATCGGTTTCCGCAATTTCTCTTAACTCCTGATCTTCAGAATCTTCTGCGCTTTAAGTATAAAACGCACGATGCTGTTTTGAAGCATAACCTGCGGATTTTTCGCAAGTTATGCTTTTTCTGACAAGATGACGGGAGGACTAGGCCGTCCGCATCGGCATGATCACGTACAGGAAGGGCTTCTGGTACTTGATGACGCCGGGGCTGAGTTCGTCGATGAAGTCGAAGAAGATCTCGTCGCTCTCGATGTTCTTCAACGGGTCCATGAGGAAGTAGGGGTTGAAGGCGATGGTGAAGTCCTTGCCGGTGTAGGCGATGGAGAGGGTTTCCTTTGCTTCGCCGACGTCGGGGGTGTTCGAGCTGATCTCGAGGTTGTTCTTCGAGAAGGCGAGCTTGATCGAGGTCGACTTGTCGTTGGCGAGGAGGGAGACGCGATGGACGGCGCTGAGGAGGACGTCGCGGTCGAGGACGATGCGGTCCTTGGCCTCGGCGGGGATGACCTGGCGGTAGTTGGGATACTTGCCGTCGATGAGTTTGGAGAAGATGACGACGTTGCCGAGGTCGAAGACGATCTGGTTCTCGGAGAGGGAGAGGGTCAGGGGCTCGTCGCCGCCGAGGACGCGCTGGAGCTCGTTGACGGCCTTGGTGGGGAGGATGACGTCGCCTTCGTTGCCGGGAGGGAATTCGAGTTCCTGCTCGATGAGGGCGAGGCGGCGGCCGTCGGTGGCGACGACGGTGAGCTTGCCTTCCTTGAAGGAGAGGAGGACGCCGTTGAGGACGTAGCGGCTCTCGTCCTGGGACATGGCGTAGGAGGTCTTCTTCAGCATCTCCTTGAAGGTGCCCTGGGTGAGCTTGAAGACCTTGGCGCCGTCGGTCTTGGGGAAGGCGGGATATTCTTCCTCGGGGAGGCCCATGATGCGGAAGAAGGAGGCGCCGGAACGGATGAGGGCGTTCTGCTTGGAGTCGACCTCGATGGTGATCTCGGAGGCGGGGAGTTCCTTGGCGATGGAGAAGAGGCGGCGGGCGGGGAGGGTGGTGCCGCCGGCTTTCTCGACGGTGGCGTCGACGACGGCGCGGATGCCGACGTCGAGGTCGGTGGCGGAGACGGTCAGCTTGCCGTTCTCGACCTTCAGCAAGGCGTTGGAGAGGATGGGGAGGGTCGTCCGGTTGGTGACGACGTTCTGGACGGCCTGGAGACCGTTAAGGAGGGCTTCCTTGCTGATGATGCACTTCATGATGGGGGTGACTCGGTTTGGTGTGTTGGGATCGGTCGATTTCGGGGATGGGTCTCGGGCTCGGCTCTGTTATTTGAAAAAAGTTCGTTTCGTTTTCTTCATCTTCTTCTAGGTGCGAATAACACGAGAAAGGAGAGTCAAAGAGCTTACAACGATGGGATTAGGAATCTTACAGGATGTGAGAAACTTTCAAGCGAATAGCGAAGAGGGAAGAGGAAATCGGAGGGTAAAATGGGTTATTGGAGGAAGGAGGGGAGATGTTGGAAAGTTGTTGGAAGGTTACCCGCAGAGTGTTGGAGGAAGAGAGACGCCGAGGCTTCGCCGATAGGAGTCAGGCCGCATGGGTACTGCTCCCCCTACAGTACGTACCCTCGGGCGTACCGGAACCATCCGATTTTAATCCAGTGAGGAGATAAGGCGCAGGGGGAAACGCGTCCGCCTAGTTGAGGCCCTCAGAACAGGAGGTCACGGAGGGGCGAAGCCCCTCTGTGGCTATAAAGCGGGTTACCTCCAGCTGTACCGGGTCGACCGCGCAGGTCCCGAAGGGCCGCCCCGCTCCGTGGCGCCTCCCAGCGTATATCTCCCATACGCCTCATCCCCCAAGCGTCCCTACCCCGGCCGCCAGATCAAAACCGGTCTCTCCCGCAATTTCTCCCGTTCCGCCTCCTTTTCCCTGCGCGCCCATTCCGCTGCGGAGAGGATCAGCGGCATCCCTTCCGTGCGCGTCGGCTTCGTTCCCTTTTTCCCGTTGCGCCTTCCCCGTCCGTATCCCTTCATGGGGTCGGGCTCTCCCCCGGGGCTCCCCATCCGATGAAGCAATGATATTCCCGCCCTCCGAGGGAGAGGGCGTGGGCGGTCGCCTCGGCGCTGAGGAGGGTTCCATCGCGGGTCTGGAAGGTGGTCTCGATCTGAAACGTGCCGTAGTCCCGCGCCTCGGTCCGGTGGAGGGACCAGGCGGCGTGGCCGAGGGCGGGGGCGATCTCGCTGATGTGGCGTCCGCGCAGGAGGGTGAGGGGGCGGCTGAGGGCCTCGCAGAAGGGCCGGTTTGCATGGAGGAGATGGCCTTCGCCGTCGGTCCACATCACCCATTCGCCGCCTGCCGTGACGCCCATTGTCTGGCCCCGGCCTCGGCTTCGTTCACCGAGGCGATCGAGGGCGAAGTAGGCGAGGGCCGCGCCCGCGCCGGTTTCCTCCCGCAGCGCGGCGTTGCGGAAGGCGAGGACGACGGCGCCGCTCTGGCCCCACGGGATCGGCGCGGCGTGGAGATCGACGGGGAGCGGCGGGCGATGGTCGGCGGGGGTCGGCGCGGATGAAGGGGATGTCTCCAAATGAGCCGCTTCCTGCCGCAGAAAATAACGGCCTTCGACGATCCCGCCTTCCTCGCGGAGCCGGAGGAGGAGGCGGTCGGCCTCGGCCTCCGCCTCGGGCGGAAAAAGGG from Verrucomicrobium sp. GAS474 encodes the following:
- a CDS encoding TniB family NTP-binding protein — translated: MNTTDTSENLPARIDYTKSAVERREAFFAFKTKHNHLDNAFKTIMGIIRTPDCGRLGIGIGPTGAGKSTLLRSARRKIELELGDELLADPSRIPSVIVTACPSENHAFNWRLFYLRVLAGCREIAAQQKIPIEFLDGRPLFRQMAKADTAAGLREAVCEVLLQRRPRALFVDEAQHILKTGSGEHLQSQLDVLKTLADECKVPIILFGTYSLLIQHEMNGQLGRRSTTIHFPRYRFHVPEELACFDRVLATFTAKIPTEALPDLMRHRDFLFERSLGCIGMLKETLVRAVNMAISEKAATVTESHLRRSALDARKCEAILREILQGESLFEKKAEDAAAQRLRSSLQMEVPVREIAAKKASGFPRKPGQRNPTRDPVGMPQAL
- the dnaN gene encoding DNA polymerase III subunit beta, whose protein sequence is MKCIISKEALLNGLQAVQNVVTNRTTLPILSNALLKVENGKLTVSATDLDVGIRAVVDATVEKAGGTTLPARRLFSIAKELPASEITIEVDSKQNALIRSGASFFRIMGLPEEEYPAFPKTDGAKVFKLTQGTFKEMLKKTSYAMSQDESRYVLNGVLLSFKEGKLTVVATDGRRLALIEQELEFPPGNEGDVILPTKAVNELQRVLGGDEPLTLSLSENQIVFDLGNVVIFSKLIDGKYPNYRQVIPAEAKDRIVLDRDVLLSAVHRVSLLANDKSTSIKLAFSKNNLEISSNTPDVGEAKETLSIAYTGKDFTIAFNPYFLMDPLKNIESDEIFFDFIDELSPGVIKYQKPFLYVIMPMRTA